The following proteins are encoded in a genomic region of Deinococcus sp. YIM 134068:
- a CDS encoding acyl-CoA dehydrogenase family protein — protein sequence MTTQPRNPADLLAQLDPDALRRLSARVDLPSLIGAASRMSDAQLSHLAKTLAGGDRKTPVLPEPNGDFFGQLAELTEGQREVAAGVRDFMHQHVAPIMNEYWNRDEFPRQIIPEMRKLDLLRRVWNEDGTRKPDATVMEGLITLEACKVDVSTAVFFGVHAGLAFASIALGGSAAQKAEWLPKMLDLEAIGAFGLTEPEGGSQVSQGMRTTCRRDGDGWVLSGEKKWIGNSTFSDFTVIWARDVDSGEVRGFIVRAGTPGYEVRKIEGKIALRIVENGQVTLTECRVPEGDRLQEVRGWRTTAEVLRLTRAGVAWQGVGCAMGAYELALRYAQTREQFGQPIGNFQLIQNHLVHMLGNVTGMLSMCLRLSQMADTGQMRDEHAALAKVVTAARCRETVALARETFGGNGILLENGVAKHFADTEAIYSYEGTNEINTLVVGRAITGFSAFV from the coding sequence ATGACCACGCAACCCAGGAACCCGGCGGACCTGCTCGCCCAGCTCGACCCTGACGCCCTGCGGAGATTGAGCGCGCGGGTGGACCTGCCCTCCCTTATCGGCGCGGCCTCGCGCATGAGCGACGCGCAGCTCTCGCACCTGGCGAAGACGCTCGCGGGTGGGGACCGCAAGACGCCCGTGTTGCCGGAGCCGAACGGCGACTTCTTCGGGCAACTGGCCGAGCTGACGGAGGGGCAGCGCGAGGTCGCGGCGGGCGTGCGCGACTTCATGCATCAGCACGTCGCGCCCATCATGAACGAGTACTGGAACCGCGACGAGTTCCCGCGCCAGATCATCCCGGAGATGCGGAAGCTCGACCTGCTGCGCCGCGTCTGGAACGAGGACGGCACCCGGAAGCCGGACGCGACCGTGATGGAGGGCCTGATCACCCTGGAGGCGTGCAAGGTGGACGTGTCCACCGCCGTCTTCTTCGGCGTCCACGCGGGCCTCGCCTTCGCCTCCATCGCGCTGGGCGGCTCGGCGGCGCAGAAGGCGGAGTGGTTGCCGAAGATGCTCGACCTGGAGGCCATCGGTGCCTTCGGGCTGACGGAACCGGAGGGTGGCTCGCAGGTCAGCCAGGGGATGCGGACGACCTGCCGCCGCGACGGGGACGGCTGGGTGCTCAGCGGCGAGAAGAAGTGGATCGGCAACTCGACCTTCAGCGACTTCACGGTGATCTGGGCGCGCGACGTGGACAGCGGGGAGGTGCGCGGCTTCATCGTGCGCGCCGGAACGCCGGGCTACGAGGTGCGGAAGATCGAGGGCAAGATCGCCCTGCGGATCGTGGAGAACGGGCAGGTCACGCTGACGGAGTGCCGGGTGCCGGAGGGCGACCGCCTTCAGGAGGTGCGCGGCTGGCGCACGACCGCCGAGGTGCTGCGGCTCACCCGCGCGGGCGTGGCGTGGCAGGGGGTGGGCTGTGCAATGGGGGCCTACGAACTCGCGCTGAGGTATGCCCAGACCCGCGAGCAGTTCGGCCAGCCCATCGGGAACTTTCAGCTCATCCAGAATCACCTCGTCCACATGCTCGGCAACGTGACGGGGATGCTCTCCATGTGCCTGCGCCTCTCGCAGATGGCCGACACGGGCCAGATGCGCGACGAACACGCGGCGCTGGCGAAGGTGGTCACGGCGGCCCGCTGCCGCGAGACGGTGGCGCTCGCCCGCGAGACCTTCGGCGGCAACGGCATCCTGCTCGAAAACGGCGTCGCCAAGCACTTCGCCGACACCGAGGCGATCTACTCCTACGAGGGCACGAACGAGATCAACACCCTCGTGGTGGGGCGGGCCATCACGGGCTTCAGCGCGTTCGTATGA